One Cucurbita pepo subsp. pepo cultivar mu-cu-16 chromosome LG20, ASM280686v2, whole genome shotgun sequence genomic window carries:
- the LOC111782466 gene encoding lectin-like, which produces MDNKEREAREKLGGEVKLGHCLDVILKNADVALHYPSFVKLYDQLVAGILLNKGAIKYIFDKKLNSHWYFIFARALSIAWIEDKRYWKWGSCGNSEVAELIEVSWLNIRGKINESMLSPNIVYEVALQVQLNDRASGWDAPLNIELKKPDGSKIVRQECLSGKPRNQWFEIVVEYKVGNPGCGSSGEIEFSFFEHGGHWKRGLLVKGVRIGAKGCGCS; this is translated from the exons ATGGACAACAAAGAGAGGGAAGCGAGAGAGAAATTAGGAGGAGAAGTGAAGCTTGGTCATTGCTTGGATGTTATTTTGAAGAATGCTGACGTAGCGCTGCACTATCCCTCCTTCGTTAAGCTTTATGACCAACTTGTTGCTGGGATCCTCTTGAACAAGGGAGCTATA AAGTACATCTTTGATAAGAAGTTAAACAGCCATTGGTACTTTATATTTGCGAGAGCTCTCTCAATCGCCTGGATTGAAGATAAAAGATACTGGAAATGGGGATCCTG TGGCAATAGCGAAGTTGCAGAACTTATTGAAGTATCTTGGCTGAACATTCGTGGAAAGATCAATGAGTCTATGCTCTCACCAAATATTGTGTATGAAGTAGCACTTCAGGTACAACTAAATGATAGAGCCTCTGGCTGGGATGCTCCTCTGAACATTGAATTGAAGAAGCCAGATGGGAGCAAGATAGTGCGCCAGGAATGCCTGTCGGGGAAGCCACGAAACCAGTGGTTTGAGATTGTTGTTGAGTACAAGGTAGGTAACCCTGGCTGTGGAAGTAGTGGCGAGATcgagttttccttttttgaacATGGAGGGCATTGGAAGAGAGGGCTGCTCGTGAAAGGTGTTCGGATTGGAGCAAAGGGATGTGGTTGCTCATGA